The proteins below come from a single Alligator mississippiensis isolate rAllMis1 chromosome 2, rAllMis1, whole genome shotgun sequence genomic window:
- the LOC132248570 gene encoding uncharacterized protein LOC132248570, which yields MQKELAYYCQQDVKILKEACCLYRDEIMKMTRRVDRVKVDGELQNVVRCIDPFQYITLASVCMAMYRFMFLEPQTVALLPPDNYHRQKKRFSTPSIQWLMYISEKENIQIQHALQGAEFHVGPYFLDGYANIGGEPTAFEFNGCFFHGCVTCYNEKDQNPLTGTTFGFLNYQALHKTDYLKREGFTVRTIWKHEWRALLETDGELADFLSRTPLPSPLVPRDALFGGRTNAICLYYQTKPGEQIHYYDFTSLYPFINKTKEYPIGHPEIIHDNFQPLLSYFGIARVRLYPPRSLFFPVLPTRMNGKLMFTLCRLCVETKQQKCDHTGEERALLGTWCTPELNKAIAKGYRVAQIYEVWHIAEKSSTLFSEYIKMHLRQKQEASGYPAWCTDLEKQERYVANFLQKEGVTLRPEHIKPNPAKRQIAKLFLNSLWGKFGQRTNLPNTSIVRDPEELFGYLFSPAYEISSCDFIDDEAACVSWKHAKERYTVSGNTNIFIACFTTAYARLELYSLLDSLQERCLYHDTDSVIFVSLEGDWNPPLGDYLGELTSEIPPDEHITEFVSAGPKTYGYKLSGGKVCLKVKGITLNVANSEKVNFETLRDLVLDYGANPTGDTPKTIVIQQRSIVRNKSKWTIETKTLRKTQKVVYDKRVLTENFNSLPYGF from the coding sequence atgcagaaggagctggcctattattgccagcaggatgtaaaaattttgaaagaggcctgttgtctctacagggatgagattatgaaaatgacacggcgggtagaccgagtgaaagtagatggtgaactccaaaatgtagtacgctgcatagatccttttcaATACATCACGCTGGCCTCCGTCTGTATGGCtatgtacaggtttatgtttttggaaccacagaccgtagcgcttctccccccggacaactatcacaggcagaaaaagaggttttcaaccccatctattcagtggctaatgtacatatcggagaaagaaaatattcaaattcaacatgccttacagggtgcggaatttcatgtaggtccctattttttagatggctatgccaacattggtggggaacctacggcgtttgaatttaatggatgctttttccacggctgtgtcacttgctacaatgagaaagaccagaaccctttgacagggacgaccttcgggtttctgaattatcaggcgttgcacaagaccgattatctcaagagagaaggGTTTACTGTTAGGACCATTTGGAAGCACgagtggagggctctgttagaaacggatggggagctggcagattttttaagcagaaccccgctgccttctccactggtgcctagggatgctctttttgggggcagaactaatgccatctgtctatattaccaaactaaacctggtgaacaaatacactattacgattttaccagtctttacccctttataaacaaaacgAAGGAATACCCAATtggacaccctgaaatcattcatgacaatttccaacccctgttgagctattttggaatagccagggtgagactgtacccaccgcgaagtctttttttccctgtgctacccactaggatgaacgggaaacttatgttcacgctgtgccgcctctgcgtggaaacaaaacagcaaaagtgtgaccacacaggtgaagagagggccctcctgggcacgtggtgcacaccagaattgaataaagctatcgctaaggggtacagagtagctcaaatctatgaagtttggcatattgctgagaagtctagcacccttttttcagagtacataaaaatgcacctccgtcagaagcaggaagcctcgggctaccccgcctggtgtactgacctagaaaaacaagagagatacgtggccaatttcttgcaaaaagaaggcgtgaccttacgccctgagcacatcaaacccaatcctgccaagcgccaaatagcaaaattgtttctaaattctttgtggggtaaattcggtcagagaaccaacttgcccaacaccagcatcgttagagaccccgaagaactctttggctacctcttttctcccgcctatgaaatttcatcttgcgactttattgatgatgaggcagcctgcgtgtcttggaaacacgccaaagagcgttacacagtctctggtaacacaaacatctttatagcctgtttcaccaccgcttatgcacgcttagagttgtactcgctgttagacagcttgcaagaacgttgtctgtaccacgacacagattctgtgatatttgtgagcctcgagggagattggaatcccccgctaggtgattatttaggtgagctcaccagcgaaatcccgccagatgaacacatcacagagtttgtgtcggCCGGTCCAAAAACCTACGGGTACAAGCTGtctgggggaaaggtttgcttgaaggtgaaagggattaccctgaatgtggccaacagtgaaaaagtcaactttgaaaccttgagagatcttgttctagattatggggcaaaccccactggggacacccctaaaacaattgtgatacaacagcgctctatcgtcaggaacaaaagcaagtggacgatagaaaccaaaaccttgagaaaaacgcagaaagtcgtttatgacaaaagggtcctcacagaaaactttaacagcctcccctatggtttttaa